The following are encoded together in the Erwinia sp. E602 genome:
- the tehB gene encoding tellurite resistance methyltransferase TehB: MTARSDTFFSEKYQLTAPHSEVVAALPQLTPGHALDVGCGSGRNALFLNSHGFTVTAWDKNPASLATLNHIIDAEQLTGISTAQQDLNDLRFNGSYELVLSTVVMMFLQPETIPQLIADMQASTVRDGYNLIVAAMDTSDYPCTQGFPFTFKSGELSNYYRKWHIVKYNENVGQLHRTDAQGQRISLRFATLLAQKGSVKA; this comes from the coding sequence ATGACCGCAAGATCCGACACCTTCTTTAGTGAAAAATATCAGCTTACCGCCCCGCATTCGGAAGTGGTGGCCGCCCTGCCACAGCTTACCCCTGGTCACGCCCTTGACGTAGGCTGCGGCAGCGGACGCAACGCCCTGTTCCTGAACAGCCACGGCTTTACGGTGACGGCCTGGGATAAAAACCCGGCCAGCCTGGCGACGCTTAACCATATTATCGACGCGGAACAGCTGACCGGCATCAGCACCGCACAGCAGGACCTCAACGACCTGCGCTTTAACGGCAGCTACGAGCTGGTGCTGTCAACGGTAGTGATGATGTTTTTACAGCCCGAAACCATACCGCAGCTGATTGCGGATATGCAGGCCAGCACCGTCAGGGACGGCTACAACCTGATCGTGGCGGCAATGGACACCAGCGACTATCCCTGCACGCAGGGCTTCCCCTTCACCTTTAAATCCGGCGAGCTGAGCAACTATTACCGCAAATGGCATATCGTTAAATACAACGAAAACGTCGGCCAGCTGCACAGAACCGACGCGCAGGGGCAACGGATCTCGCTGCGTTTTGCCACCCTTCTGGCGCAGAAGGGCAGCGTGAAAGCCTGA
- a CDS encoding EAL domain-containing protein — protein sequence MKKSVFLKSFIARFWGLPLLLALLLLPAASLLSVRLWLPMGYVYLIYLPLALAIALLMVFNWAALPGIAAALSLYYFQRYTGPQAAVIVAIFLVTLVVCWAGYTWQAGRPWRDSLADVHVAALRLFWLAFAMPTLFIVLMQAVMPLNILPLSRSVFPADLFSLHTLLNYQSVLLASLSLTHPFYFLIRIVRNPRFIRTLKRRCHDQFAAGVTLKEWLLWLLLVGFLLVMLTQFSSSKENLLATDYGIPLLLPLMLWAATRFGYLFTSLSWGTLLVVLYQLRDRFLTPATEPHHLAVISANLLVFTLTILLMSAISTRQRRLLRKARQMALTDPVIGLLNVRALGQHLTEQSGSVLCYIRIPDLDRLSRTYGLQLRIEYKRNLARHLAPWLQPGEGIYQLPGFDLVLRLKLPCYAARIEGLEVRLKEYQLSWDGLPIHPDVGISYCSVYPPVTWLYELLGELSAMAEVSLHSGHAENLQQKLNVPAQRQLSEKLAMVQDIQLALKNDGFHLMTQKIQGVRGDDYYEILLRMVNIEGEHIKPADFLPVVQEFGLTWEVDRLVLDRTLTFIARHREQLPGIRFAVNLFAASLCRPKLAQEIAARLEASQIEPWQLIVEVQESPIFNGYSWGNRTIAQLRQLGCRVAIDDFGTGHASYSHLKQVQVDMLKIDGSFVRNMLHSSLDYQIIESICVISRLKRMQIVAEFVDTEETASALRKLGVDYLQGYLFGAPVPLAELVSGQAETRR from the coding sequence ATGAAAAAATCTGTTTTCCTCAAATCCTTCATCGCCCGTTTCTGGGGATTACCCCTGCTACTGGCGCTGCTGCTGTTGCCTGCCGCATCGCTGCTTTCGGTCAGATTATGGCTGCCGATGGGCTATGTCTATCTGATCTATCTGCCGCTGGCGCTGGCCATCGCACTGTTGATGGTGTTCAACTGGGCGGCGCTGCCCGGCATTGCCGCGGCGCTGAGCCTGTACTATTTCCAGCGTTATACCGGGCCGCAGGCGGCGGTGATTGTCGCTATTTTTCTGGTAACCCTGGTGGTGTGCTGGGCGGGCTATACCTGGCAGGCGGGCCGCCCCTGGCGGGACAGCCTGGCCGACGTGCATGTGGCGGCGCTGCGCCTGTTCTGGCTGGCTTTCGCCATGCCGACGCTGTTTATTGTGCTGATGCAGGCGGTGATGCCGCTGAATATTCTGCCGCTAAGCCGCTCCGTTTTTCCGGCCGATCTGTTTTCGCTGCACACCTTGCTTAACTATCAGTCGGTACTGCTGGCGTCGCTGTCGCTGACCCATCCGTTCTATTTTTTGATTCGCATCGTGCGTAACCCGCGCTTTATTCGCACCCTGAAGCGCCGTTGCCACGATCAGTTTGCCGCCGGGGTGACGCTGAAAGAGTGGCTGCTGTGGTTACTGCTGGTCGGGTTCCTGCTGGTGATGCTCACGCAGTTCAGTTCCAGCAAAGAAAATCTGCTGGCGACCGATTACGGCATTCCGCTGCTGCTGCCGCTGATGCTGTGGGCGGCGACCCGGTTCGGCTATCTGTTTACCTCGCTGAGCTGGGGCACGCTGCTGGTGGTACTTTACCAGCTGCGTGACCGCTTCCTGACGCCGGCGACGGAGCCGCATCATCTGGCGGTGATCTCTGCCAATCTGCTGGTGTTTACGCTGACCATCCTGTTGATGTCGGCGATCAGCACCCGTCAGCGGCGGTTGCTGAGAAAGGCGCGGCAGATGGCCTTAACCGATCCGGTGATCGGCCTGCTTAACGTGCGCGCGCTCGGCCAGCACCTTACCGAACAGAGTGGGTCGGTGCTTTGCTATATCCGTATTCCCGATCTGGACCGCCTGAGCCGTACCTACGGCCTGCAGTTGCGCATTGAGTACAAACGCAACCTCGCCCGCCACCTTGCACCCTGGCTGCAGCCGGGGGAGGGGATTTATCAGCTGCCGGGCTTTGACCTGGTGCTGCGCCTGAAGCTGCCGTGCTATGCGGCGCGGATTGAGGGGCTGGAAGTTCGGCTGAAGGAGTATCAGCTGAGTTGGGACGGGTTGCCGATCCATCCTGACGTCGGCATCAGTTACTGTAGCGTGTATCCGCCGGTGACCTGGTTGTACGAGCTGCTGGGGGAGTTAAGCGCGATGGCGGAGGTGTCATTGCACAGCGGACACGCGGAGAATCTGCAGCAGAAGCTCAACGTGCCGGCACAACGGCAACTGAGCGAAAAGCTGGCGATGGTGCAGGATATCCAGCTGGCGCTGAAAAATGACGGTTTCCATCTGATGACGCAGAAAATTCAGGGCGTACGGGGTGATGACTACTACGAAATTCTGCTGCGGATGGTCAATATCGAGGGAGAGCATATTAAACCGGCGGATTTCCTGCCGGTGGTGCAGGAGTTTGGCCTGACCTGGGAAGTGGATCGGCTGGTGCTGGATCGGACCCTGACCTTTATTGCCCGCCATCGCGAGCAACTGCCGGGGATTCGCTTTGCGGTTAACCTGTTTGCTGCCTCGTTATGCCGTCCGAAGCTGGCGCAGGAGATCGCCGCCCGTCTGGAGGCCAGCCAGATTGAGCCGTGGCAGCTGATCGTTGAGGTGCAGGAGTCGCCGATATTCAACGGTTACAGCTGGGGCAACCGCACCATTGCCCAGCTGCGGCAGCTGGGCTGCCGTGTAGCGATAGACGATTTTGGTACCGGCCACGCCAGTTATTCACACCTGAAACAGGTGCAGGTCGACATGCTGAAAATTGACGGCAGCTTCGTGCGCAATATGCTGCACAGCAGCCTCGATTATCAGATCATCGAGTCGATCTGCGTGATCTCCCGGCTGAAAAGAATGCAGATTGTCGCCGAGTTTGTCGACACGGAAGAGACGGCCAGCGCGCTGCGCAAGCTGGGGGTGGACTATCTGCAGGGCTATCTGTTCGGTGCGCCGGTACCCCTGGCTGAGCTGGTCTCCGGCCAGGCGGAGACCCGTCGCTGA